A single genomic interval of Candidatus Poribacteria bacterium harbors:
- a CDS encoding von Willebrand factor type A domain-containing protein, with the protein MKAKFRTLYKLMGVLMLCGLTLFIYTGCSSTSGISYSLFPKLNPPNGAAFDDAFFKNYGTNPFIDTEDDHFSTFGMDVDTASYAITRRYLRDGLLPPPEAVRVEEFVNAFNYNYMPPSHGAFAVRIEGARSRFGEGKRLQLLRIGIQGRVIPTENRKDAVLTFVIDVSGSMSMGNRLGLVKRALTLLAEELRPGDKVGIVVYGSRAKVLLPHTGVGGREEILAVINSLAPEGATNAEEGLRMGYDLALKNARFGSINRVILCSDGVANVGQTGPDAILREIRAHVEEGITLTTVGFGMDNFNDILMEQLANKGNGSYAYVDTLYEAKRVFVENLTGTLQVIARDAKVQVDFNPRVVSRFRLLGYENRRLAHGDFRDDDADGGEIGSGHSVTALYEIKLHEGAAGQLATVFIRHEDPDTHQVTEISEDISAAALADAFEDASPEFQLAAAIAEFAEILRDSFWAQEGSLEAVHQVIEGVLPQIQSERSDELMRLVSQAALKRRMESRQSGTEKNGL; encoded by the coding sequence ATGAAAGCGAAATTCAGAACCCTCTACAAACTGATGGGCGTTCTCATGCTCTGCGGACTTACACTTTTCATCTACACGGGCTGCTCTAGTACTAGTGGTATATCCTACTCTTTATTTCCGAAGTTGAACCCTCCAAACGGTGCAGCTTTTGACGATGCATTCTTTAAGAATTATGGCACCAATCCGTTTATTGATACGGAGGATGACCATTTTTCGACGTTTGGCATGGATGTGGATACCGCCTCCTATGCCATCACGCGACGATACCTCCGAGATGGCCTCCTGCCCCCACCGGAAGCCGTGCGCGTCGAGGAGTTTGTCAATGCATTCAACTACAATTATATGCCTCCGTCGCATGGGGCATTTGCCGTCCGTATTGAGGGGGCGCGCTCTAGGTTTGGTGAAGGCAAACGACTTCAATTGTTGCGAATCGGCATCCAAGGGCGGGTCATCCCAACCGAGAATCGGAAGGACGCAGTATTGACTTTCGTAATTGATGTCTCCGGCTCAATGTCAATGGGCAATCGGTTGGGATTGGTGAAGCGAGCGTTGACGCTTCTTGCTGAGGAACTCCGGCCCGGCGACAAGGTGGGTATCGTTGTTTACGGCTCTCGTGCAAAGGTTTTACTGCCACACACAGGGGTTGGGGGACGTGAGGAAATCTTGGCGGTAATCAATTCCCTCGCACCGGAGGGCGCGACGAATGCCGAAGAGGGGCTTCGCATGGGATATGATCTTGCCCTAAAGAATGCAAGGTTTGGTAGCATCAACCGCGTCATTCTCTGTTCGGATGGCGTTGCCAATGTCGGACAAACGGGGCCCGATGCGATTCTCAGAGAGATTCGTGCGCACGTCGAGGAAGGGATAACGCTAACGACAGTGGGTTTCGGTATGGACAATTTCAACGATATCCTCATGGAACAACTCGCCAACAAGGGAAATGGCAGCTACGCTTATGTCGATACCCTCTACGAGGCAAAGCGGGTCTTTGTAGAGAACCTGACAGGTACGCTGCAGGTCATCGCCAGAGACGCCAAGGTTCAGGTCGATTTCAACCCCCGGGTCGTCAGCCGTTTTCGTCTGCTCGGCTATGAGAACCGTCGTCTCGCACATGGAGATTTTCGCGACGACGATGCCGATGGCGGGGAGATCGGTTCAGGACACAGCGTAACAGCGCTCTACGAGATTAAACTCCATGAAGGGGCGGCGGGGCAACTGGCAACCGTCTTTATACGGCACGAGGATCCGGACACCCATCAGGTCACGGAAATCAGCGAGGATATCTCCGCTGCAGCGCTTGCAGATGCGTTTGAAGATGCGTCCCCTGAGTTTCAGTTAGCTGCTGCCATTGCGGAATTTGCCGAAATCTTGCGGGACAGTTTCTGGGCGCAAGAGGGTAGTTTGGAGGCTGTACATCAGGTCATCGAAGGCGTCTTACCTCAAATCCAAAGCGAGCGAAGCGATGAGCTGATGCGTCTAGTAAGCCAAGCGGCGTTGAAGCGCAGAATGGAAAGTAGACAGAGCGGAACCGAAAAGAATGGTTTGTGA
- a CDS encoding peptidyl-prolyl cis-trans isomerase, translating into MIVFLREKFIAQIFLIVVGIVFIIGSFLLFDIVGGGGALGGGRDNPVAFEINGVKIQQREFENLVSGEMARQQQQSQNRSQIEREEIEQQVLDLLISRQVLLGSVQISNAEVEQYIRNDDNLLSNYNAIQQSGNANDFREYVRSLLINQVLLNQIQGLELVTDAEVENEYRRENTKAKLKYIEFQHFAYNGAAKVDDAEAQTYFETHKDRYEKGEEVNLRFIKLDPQNFISGEDLQAYYNENQQEFKTPEVVKARHILKKFPDNATDEQKAEVKTEAEKLLETVKAAIAEGEDFAELAKKHSEDTGSAPQGGALRGRNPDLPRGDYFARGDMVQPFEKAAFDELAPGEVSDLVESRFGYHIIKLEEKRPEEIKPFAEARSKISDKLIQIIGAEQAKAVAENLLFDVEILDYQEAIQLDRYKDLSLTVQDTGFFAATDNTIPKIGGNWTYQDVIDQVFDMEVNISSISTNRKQNGEINAYFVVKVLEKKRATVPEFETVKAQVIDDLKGEKAKQLALEDAQRLVSLRVSDESLEDLVKKYEAPEEITKKEREVEESKLFDLSPNSGYISGLGTCRDAMFAAFEMELNEVANALQGGGAAYIIQLVEREEPDMEKFENDSAERAKIRRALLQGKQTEIYRNWLATLKKSAQIVDKRAGRS; encoded by the coding sequence ATGATTGTTTTTCTTCGGGAGAAATTTATCGCACAGATTTTCTTGATCGTTGTTGGTATTGTTTTTATTATTGGTTCGTTTCTGCTCTTTGACATTGTCGGTGGAGGCGGTGCGTTGGGCGGGGGTAGAGACAACCCAGTCGCTTTTGAGATCAATGGTGTCAAAATACAACAACGCGAATTTGAAAACCTTGTTTCCGGCGAAATGGCCCGGCAACAGCAACAGAGCCAAAACCGTTCTCAAATTGAACGTGAGGAGATTGAACAACAGGTTCTTGATTTACTCATTAGTCGTCAGGTCCTGCTTGGCAGCGTCCAGATTAGTAATGCAGAGGTCGAACAATATATCCGTAACGATGACAACCTACTATCTAACTATAATGCAATTCAGCAGAGTGGCAATGCAAATGATTTTCGTGAATATGTTCGTTCTCTCCTGATTAATCAGGTTCTGCTGAATCAGATTCAAGGTCTGGAGCTGGTCACGGATGCAGAAGTGGAAAATGAATATCGCCGCGAGAACACAAAAGCCAAACTCAAGTACATTGAATTCCAGCACTTCGCATACAATGGCGCTGCTAAAGTCGATGATGCCGAGGCACAAACCTATTTTGAAACGCACAAGGACAGGTATGAAAAGGGGGAGGAAGTCAATCTAAGATTCATCAAACTTGATCCACAAAACTTCATTTCGGGCGAGGACCTGCAAGCCTATTATAATGAGAATCAGCAGGAGTTTAAGACACCGGAAGTGGTAAAAGCGCGCCATATCTTGAAAAAGTTTCCAGATAATGCAACCGACGAGCAAAAGGCAGAGGTTAAGACGGAAGCGGAGAAACTGCTTGAAACGGTCAAAGCTGCGATTGCCGAGGGCGAGGATTTTGCTGAACTTGCAAAGAAACATTCTGAGGATACCGGGTCGGCTCCACAGGGCGGCGCATTGCGTGGAAGAAATCCAGACCTACCGCGGGGAGACTATTTTGCACGCGGCGACATGGTACAACCGTTTGAGAAGGCAGCATTTGACGAGTTAGCCCCCGGTGAGGTCAGTGATCTCGTCGAATCCAGATTTGGCTATCACATCATCAAGCTCGAAGAAAAGCGACCGGAAGAAATTAAGCCTTTTGCTGAGGCGAGAAGCAAAATCAGTGATAAGCTGATTCAAATTATAGGCGCAGAACAGGCGAAGGCAGTCGCAGAAAATCTCCTGTTTGATGTGGAGATTCTTGATTATCAGGAAGCAATCCAACTGGACCGATATAAAGATCTATCGCTTACTGTTCAGGACACGGGATTCTTTGCAGCGACTGATAATACCATCCCTAAAATTGGAGGGAACTGGACGTATCAAGATGTAATTGATCAGGTCTTCGACATGGAGGTAAATATCAGTTCAATCAGTACAAACAGGAAACAAAATGGGGAAATTAACGCCTATTTTGTGGTGAAGGTCCTTGAAAAGAAACGTGCTACAGTCCCCGAATTTGAAACAGTCAAGGCGCAGGTAATTGATGATCTCAAAGGGGAGAAGGCAAAGCAGCTCGCCCTAGAAGACGCTCAGAGACTGGTATCACTCCGTGTATCTGATGAATCGCTGGAAGATTTGGTGAAAAAGTATGAGGCACCCGAAGAGATTACCAAAAAAGAACGGGAAGTTGAGGAGAGTAAACTGTTTGACCTCTCACCGAATAGTGGGTACATTTCAGGGCTAGGAACATGCCGTGATGCCATGTTTGCTGCTTTTGAAATGGAGCTAAACGAGGTGGCAAATGCGCTCCAAGGCGGCGGTGCCGCCTATATTATCCAGTTGGTCGAGCGCGAAGAACCAGATATGGAAAAGTTCGAGAATGATTCAGCAGAGCGTGCCAAGATTCGGCGAGCGTTGCTTCAAGGGAAACAAACTGAGATTTACAGAAATTGGTTAGCCACCTTGAAGAAGAGTGCTCAGATTGTGGATAAACGTGCCGGGAGAAGTTGA
- a CDS encoding aspartate aminotransferase family protein, with amino-acid sequence MSTNTILEKYRKTFSKNRDFAQQADHIFPDGVTHDNRHTEPFPIYINSAQGSKKWTVDEIELIDYWSGHGALLLGHSPPEIVEAVTQQMPHGTHYGACHALEVEWGSLVKELIPSAERIRFVNSGTEATLMAIRLSRMYTGKNKFLKFTGHFHGWHDSVILGVNPPFETPVPGIPDSIVDTTVICPPNDIDAVEKHLKSDPDIACVILEPTGGAFGTVPTNGEFLHQLRQITQDYGVILIFDEVISGFRVSPGGAQGHYNITPDLTTLAKILAGGLPGGAVVGKEELVNLISIKAAKSNANGQRMPHPGTFNANPLSAAAGIAMLKQVKTGIPHEKVNRSAKMLREGIVDVIDQHKLDWAVYGEFSGVKFLIGHGVDGVRAADFDPYNWEPHQLKGGSNAKLTMNLRCGMLLNGIDIAGNGGMTTAAHSDEDIQQTIAAFDQTIGWMKADGLLD; translated from the coding sequence ATGTCAACCAATACAATCCTAGAGAAGTATCGAAAAACCTTTTCAAAAAATAGAGACTTCGCCCAACAAGCAGACCATATTTTTCCCGATGGTGTGACGCACGATAACCGGCATACTGAACCATTTCCAATCTATATCAATAGCGCACAGGGATCAAAAAAGTGGACTGTTGACGAGATCGAATTGATTGATTATTGGTCAGGACACGGAGCGTTGCTACTCGGTCATAGCCCGCCTGAGATTGTTGAAGCTGTCACGCAGCAGATGCCGCACGGAACGCACTATGGCGCTTGTCATGCACTTGAGGTAGAATGGGGTAGCCTCGTAAAGGAGTTGATTCCTTCAGCGGAACGGATACGATTCGTCAATTCCGGTACGGAAGCGACCTTAATGGCAATTCGGCTATCACGGATGTATACAGGAAAAAACAAATTCCTGAAATTTACGGGACATTTTCACGGGTGGCACGATTCCGTTATTTTAGGCGTGAATCCACCGTTTGAGACGCCTGTACCAGGTATTCCAGACAGTATCGTTGACACAACGGTTATCTGCCCGCCTAACGATATTGACGCAGTTGAAAAACATCTGAAATCCGATCCAGACATCGCTTGTGTTATCTTGGAACCAACAGGCGGTGCATTCGGCACCGTCCCGACAAACGGCGAGTTTCTCCACCAATTACGACAGATCACGCAAGATTACGGTGTTATTTTAATCTTTGACGAAGTGATTTCCGGTTTCCGTGTTTCTCCGGGCGGCGCACAGGGGCATTATAATATCACGCCTGACCTTACGACACTCGCCAAAATCTTGGCAGGTGGTCTTCCCGGCGGAGCGGTAGTTGGAAAAGAGGAGCTAGTGAACCTTATCTCGATCAAAGCTGCAAAATCGAATGCAAACGGGCAAAGGATGCCACACCCTGGAACCTTTAACGCCAATCCGCTGTCCGCCGCCGCTGGAATTGCGATGCTGAAGCAAGTCAAGACAGGTATTCCACATGAAAAGGTCAACCGTAGTGCGAAAATGTTGCGGGAAGGAATCGTTGATGTCATTGATCAACACAAACTCGATTGGGCGGTCTACGGCGAGTTTTCCGGGGTTAAGTTCCTCATCGGCCATGGCGTTGATGGCGTTCGCGCCGCAGATTTTGATCCCTATAATTGGGAACCCCACCAATTGAAAGGCGGCAGCAACGCGAAACTCACAATGAACCTGCGTTGTGGAATGTTGCTAAACGGAATCGACATCGCCGGCAATGGTGGGATGACGACGGCAGCACATAGCGACGAAGATATACAGCAGACAATTGCGGCATTTGATCAGACAATTGGATGGATGAAAGCAGACGGACTTTTGGACTAA